The following is a genomic window from Bos taurus isolate L1 Dominette 01449 registration number 42190680 breed Hereford chromosome 11, ARS-UCD2.0, whole genome shotgun sequence.
CTAGCCCAAGGAGTGAGGCTCACCGCTCGGTTCAGGGCGATTCCGGCCCATAGGTCGGACGATCACCGACCCGGAGCTTAAGGCCAAAGCTGACTCGGCAGCAAAGCCTTCAAGTTCTATCCAGCTGTTCCAGGCCTCGCCCCTTTAAGGCGCCACACACCCCATAGAGCACGGCGCCCGCAGGTTCCGGGTTTCCCCCACGCACACCCAGGCCACACCCTGTGGCGCCGCGCACGCCCCGTCCCGGCCTCCCACGCGCGcagcccaggccccgcccctttAAGGCGCCGCGCCGCCCAGAGAGCTCGGTGCCCGCCCCGTCCCGGCTTCCCCTGCGCGCAgtccaggccccgccccgcggCGCCGCGCACGCCCCGTCCAGACCTCCCCCGCGCGCCGAGCCTGGGCGGGGCGGGCAGACGCTGGCCCGGAATCGCGAAACCGGGATCCTCTGGCTTCCCTGGCATCGGGTCCTGGCGGTGCCATGGAGCCCCGGGCAGTTGCAGATGCCTTGGAGACGGGGGAGGAGGACGTAGTTATGGAAGCTTTGCGCGCGTACAACCGGGAGGTGAGCGGGAGTTGTAGATTTGGGACGTGCAGAGAGGAGGTGGGGCCGGGTGGGGCCCGCGCGCGTGGCCGTCAGGAGGGGCGGCAAGAGTGGTGAGCGTGGCAAGGGGCTGAGGGTGGAAGGGAGAGCGATGGGGAGGAGCACCGACTCTCTGAGGAGTTGCTAGGGTGCTGATGTGTGGGGCTGGGGCGCCATTTGTTCATAGAGGTGCCTTTGGCCTCAGGCCCTCATCCGCGGAACCCGGGTTCTGCCGCGGTAGGCCTGTGCCTTCTGAGCCTCTGGGTTTCTTTGCAGAACTCCCAGAGTTTCACGTTTGATGATGCGCAACAGGAGGATAGGAAGGTGGGTGCTCACCGGAGGTAGAGGGGCATGATTGGGTGGCCCAGGTAGAAGGACCTGGTGGAACGGCTCTTCTCCCTGCCCACAGAGACTGGCGAAGCTGCTTGTCTCGGTCCTGGAGCAGGGCCTGCCACCCTCCCGCCGCGTCATCTGGCTGCAGAGCATCCGCATCTTGTCCAGGGACCGCAGCTGCCTGGACTCCTTCACCAGTCGCCGGAGCCTGCAGGCTCTTGCCTGCTATGCTGGCATCTCCGCCTCCCAGGGGTCGGTCCCTGAGCCGCTGAACATGGATGTTGTACTTGAGTCCCTTAAGTGCCTGTGCAACCTCGTGCTAAGCAGCCCCGTGGCACAGGCGCTGGCGGCAGAGGCGGGGCTAGTGGTGAGGCTTGCAGAGCGTGTAGGACTGTGCCGCCAGAGCAGCTTCCCACACGACGTCCAGTTCTTTGACTTGCGTCTTCTCTTCTTGCTAACTGCACTCCGCACCGACGTGCGCCAGCAGCTGTTTCAGGAGCTGCAGGGAGTGCGCCTGCTGACCAGGGCGCTGGAGCTGACGTTGGGAATGACTGAGGGCGAGAGGCACCCTGAGCTCCTGCCTCCCCAGGAGACTGAGCGAGCCATGGAGATCCTCAAAGTGCTCTTCAACATCACCTTCGACTCCATCAAGAGGGAGGTGGATGAGGTGAGGGCTGACCTCAACCTGTGGGTGGAGTTTAACAACTTGGACATTTCTTGCACATGCTTCTTTGCTGGGTTCCTTCAAATTTCTGGATTAGGTGTGCTTAGTTAGCCAGTCGAGAGAAGCAGGGCACACCTATCTTGGACGGGTCTCACGGAAGTTTTCTGAGGGAGTTGGAGAGCATAACTGgctcttgaagcctggctggaCGGCTGTGTGGTGTCCGGGGGAGGCTCTGAGATTCTTCACGGTGAGACTGAGTGTGGGGCTAAAGCACAGAGCAGCTGTGTCCCAAGGGGATCCATTGATATTCTTAACCAAGAGAGTTCTCTTGAGGTCTCCTGGGAGAGGACAAGCAGCAGGGTGTACAGTAGAGATGCAGAGGTAATGCATGTGGTCTTCAGGGGCATCCAGAAGGCAGACTCTAGTTGGCAGCAGTGGGGGCCAGTGGGGCTCTCTCTCACAGGAACTCCTGTCTGTCTGGTCAGGAAGACGCTGCCCTGTACCGGCACCTGGGCACCCTGCTGCGGCACTGCgtgatgcttgctgctgctggaGACCGCACAGAGGAGCTCCACGGGTGAGGGGTGCCTGCCATGCGGGGTGGCGGGAGGAGTGGCGGTGGTCTGCTCACAGGTCTCTGTGCTGGTTCCCAGCCTTAGAGAGTCTTCATCCTTCTGGGTGGGACCAGACAAAAGTGTGTTTCTGGGGCGCTCCAGCACTTAACGGTCTAGGATCAGAGGTGTGAGTCCAAGGCAGGAAGGTGCCAGGGGGCCTTGGGTAGGGGCAGCAGGCACTGTGGTATCGATAGGGTAGTATGTTTCTTCACTTTCGTTCCTGGTGGCCTGTGCCTAGGCTGGTTCTCAGTTTGAGCTGTGTTGCCTCAACCTAGGTATGTGGTAGGCTGGGCATCTGCAGGAAGTAGTACCCTTGGCTCTGGTGCCTGGTTCTCCTGCTTGGGCCCCCAGACACTGGTTCATGGCATTTATGTCCCTGGCAGCTGGCAGCAGGGAGTTGTATTTACCAAGTGCCCCTTTCATCTGCCCCCAGCCACGCAGTGAACCTCCTGGGGAACTTGCCTGTCAAGTGTCTGGATGTTCTTCTCACGCTGGAGCCACACGAAGGTTCCTTGGAGTTCCTAGGAGTGAACATGGATGTGATTCGTGTCCTCCTCAGCTTCATGGAGAAGCGTCTCCATCAGGTGGGCAGGGAGACTACTGTGGCTTTGGCCCAGGCTTTCCTGGCTGCTGTGGTCACTGAGTTTTTGCCGTCCACACTGGTGAGGGGAGATCAGCTCCCCAGTGTGATTCAGGCAGTGCCTCCAACTTCATGGTCAAGCCAACCCTTCCTTCCTGAGAAGCATGTGGAAACAACTTTTCAGAATCTGGCAAAGTACTCATTTTTCAGATCTCTTTGTGCATCCTCTTGAGGGGTCCTGAGAagctccccaccccttcccccttgAAGCGCCACCACACTCCCCGTCCTTCTCTGCGACCCTAGACACAGAATGTCACTGTGCATGAGCAGCCCTCGAGATGAGCGTCAGCTGTGCCTTGGCTTCCCTCAGAGGACCCACGGGACCTTAAGAGCCAGCGGCTCCCTGATCCCTGCAGCTGCACCGCGGGACGCTGGCTGGCCGGCGCTCTGACCAGCCTCTCTGGGAGTCTGCAGGCGTCGTGCGGGCTCGAGTGTGGCAGACTCaagactcagtgctctgtgggctGTCCTGTGTGCTGGTGGTTAACGACTTTAAACACGCTGTTTCCACCCCCTCTCGTTTAAAGGTGGGGAAAGTAGTTAAATGATTTGCCCCGACGTACGAATGCCTTCTGAGTTAGGATCTGTGCCTGTTCTTTTTGAAGCTCATACAGACACCCACGGCTCGCTCCTGGTCCCTCAGCTGGGCCACTTCCCGAGTGCCTCCCACCAGGATCATCTGGGGCAGGTGCCTGGCCCCCTGGTCTTGAGTAAGGGGGGCCCAGTCCAGTGACCGAGGCCCCTCTGCAGACACACAGGCTGAAGGAGAGCGTGGCCCCCGTGCTGAGCGTGCTGACGGAGTGTGCCCGCATGCACCGCCCCGCCAGGAAGTTCCTGAAGGCCCAGGTATGGGGCAGACGGGCTGTGGCCGGGCCCTGGTTGGAGACCCTGGTCCTTCCAGGCCCAGGCTCAGAGACAGCTACCTCCTCAGGTGCTGCCCCCACTGCGGGACGTGAGGACCCGGCCTGAGGTGGGGGAGCTGTTGCGGAACAAACTAGTTCGCCTCATGACTCACCTGGACACTGACGTGAAGAGGGTGGCAGCCGAGTTCCTGTTTGTCCTGTGCTCTGAGAGCGGTGAGTTGGGGGCCTGCCCCCGCCTGCCCCTCCCCAGTCACACTTTCACACTGACTTCTGCCCTGCCCTTCAGTGCCCCGGTTCATCAAGTACACGGGCTATGGAAATGCCGCTGGCCTCCTGGCTGCTAGGGGCCTCATGGCAGGGGGCCGGCCTGAGGGCCAGTACTCGGAGGACGAGGACACAGACACGGACGAGTACAAGGAAGCCAAGGCCAGGTATATGTTGAGACTCTTACTCAATGCCCCCATCCCTGTTCCCGCACCCATTTGAACCTGCAGGGTAGATGGGATAAGGGTGACCGATGGGTAAACCCTTGCAGAATCAGGCCTCTGTTTTTAAGGGCATATTCTAACACCAGGGTGTTCCATTGAGAACACGGTGAAGGGGTCTGACCAATGTGGGGGACCAGGTAGCAGGAGCTGGTGACCTGCTGTTCCTGGAGGAAGGTCCTTCTGCAGTTGCCTTGCCTTCCTGGCACCATTCCAGGCCCAGGCAGGAAGATGGGAACTCCACCCACCCCACGCAGCCCTCCCGCCCTGGAATCACTAATGCGTTCCCCACACCTCTCTCTCGGGAAACAGCATAAACCCAGTGACTGGAAGGGTAGAGGAAAAGCCTCCCAACCCCATGGAAGGCATGACAGAGGAGCAGAAGGAGCACGAGGCCATGAAGCTGGTGAACATGTTCGACAAGCTTTCCAGGTGCGTGGCATGGCAaggagggctggggctggggcagaggaGGGCGCCCCGTGCCCCGTCGTGCGAGCCGAGGAGGTGGGCTTGGAGTGGGGTTTAGGTTCTGGCAAGACTGCGTTACTAATGTTGGAAATCCTCTGTCTTGGAGAAAGTTCTCTAAAAAAAAGGCTAGGGCTGAGGTAAGTATTATGTCCATTTTTCAACTGatgaaaactgaggcccagagacagtAAGAGACTGCCCAAGTCTCAGAGTTGAGGTAGCCGTGAGGATTTGGGCCTGACCGAGACAGCTCCCCTCCAGGTTTCCCCAGGCCACAGGAGCAGCTTGGGGAAGCAGCAGGTCACAGTGGGGGAACCTCTGCTCCACCTCCAGGCCCCCTTTCCCATCCCCACCACGCCTTCTTCCCACAGGCACAGGGTCATCCAGCCCATGGGGATGAGTCCCCGGGGTCAGCTCACATCCCTGCAGGACGCCATGTGTGAGACCATGGAGGGGCAGCTCTCCTCGGACCCTGACTCGGACCCTGACTGAGAATGGCCGCTCTTCTGCTCCCCTTCAGAACCGGTGCTGCTTCCAGAGGTGTCCTTGGGGCCAGGACGTGGGGAAGCTACGCCCCTCCCTCCAGCTTGGAGGTCCCTTTCTCTTTACTTCCAAAGTTCTATTCATGATTTGCCTTTGGTCCGTTTTCTTCTCTGTAGGACTGTGAGGCTCCTGTCCTGCTAGAACTCTGGGAACCCGGTCTTTGTTCCTGTAAATgaagtggtttcttttgtgtgtgCCTGAGGGCAGGGCTTAACTGAAGGCAAAAGTGTACATGCATTTGGGAGGGTGGGACTGAGCATGGGAACAGGCATGAGCACAGTCAGCATGCTGGCCCAGAGCTGGTGTTGAGCAGGTACCGCATTTCACAGGGCAAAGAACCTGCTGGAACTTTATATGCTAATGCCAGAAACACACTTCTGATCTGCTGTTTTTGTCCCCACTGAGAGCAGAGCTGTTAGCCTCTTGTAAAAGCTGTTAGCCTTTTTGTTCCTGGCTCAGTGCCCAAGTATCAGTGGCTCTGAGAATCTCAATCCTTCCTGCTGGCTTAGATCATTAAATATATGAAGGAAAATGTCTCTCCTGAAACCATAAGTCTAGATTTCTGTTGTGCACCACAGAGCTTCATGAAAACATCTTTTTGAAAtagttccaggcaagagtgtgtgcgcgcgcatgcGTGTGTGTGAATCTATGTGCAGAATATCAAGTAAAGGCACGTTAAGTAGAAGTAGAATTATGTCTTTCTTAAAATCCAGCACTTTTCCTGGATGACCACTCATGTATTAGGCCACCAGGTCTCCTGAGCAGTTTGTCAGTGAAATCTGCTCCAGGGGGCTCTAGCCCAGGGATCCAATGGGGAGATAAGACTCCAAGAAGGACGGAACACTGAGGGGCAGGAGCTGGGCCTGGGGGCAGCCCCAGACAGGGCCTGTGCCAAAGCAGGAAGATCCCAGTAGGTTCTGCCCAGACAGCAGTGTGGCTGTTAACAAGTGAGCGATGCCTTCTGTCTTAGAGGTTAATTCAAGCAGCATTAATGGAAAAAGGCCTGGTTGGGCGGGAAGGCTGCTAGAATGGTCTGAAACAGATGAGTTTCTGGGGTTGACGTGAAAGGCATCAGGGACAAGGGTGTGTGGGGTGATCTGAAGGGCCTGTGGATGAATTCAGGGACAGATGTTCTCAGTCCTCAGGCAGTAGAGGAGAAACACCCACACCTTGAAGTTTCCACATTCCTGTCCCGTTTAGGTGACAAAAATGAAGGGATGCCCAGTTtctacattaaaatttatttcatgcCGGAAAAGAAGGACAGACTAAAAATAAGCCTACTAAAGAGGCCAGAAGACTAGCGCGTTACCTGGGACCCAGACCCACTCCCAGAAGGCGGCTGCAGCTGCTCACCCCAGTGGACAGATGTTGATCCTGCCCTTCACATGGATCCCAACTTGGGGTTCTAGGCAGTCTGATTCAAGAGATTCGCCATCaggagaaagcttctgacattgAGAGCTTCAGCAGCGTGAAGAGTTAAACAGCAACGTCAGCCCAGGCAGCGCCATTAATCTGTGGCGAGTGGCCCTGAGTGCACGGGGTTACAACCCGGGAAGACACTCCAGGGGCAGCCTCAGGTTGCGTGTCCTGGTTCAGCCACAATTTGTAAACGTGCCCGAGCTCTTCTTCAAGCAGAAGTCTTCATCAGAAATGGGCGGTGACTCCCAAGTAACCTCTGGTGTGAGAGGCGTTCCTCACAGTCTGTCCCAGCCATCAAACTGGAACACAAAGAGGACGTCGGTTACTGAAAACACTGGGCACGTGCGAGGGCCTGGAATCAAAGTTCCGTGAAACGGAAGCTTTTCTGTCTGCAAATGCTATGCAGCCAAGTTAAGATGATGCCAAGCAGGGCTGGGCAAAACTGGGCGGCTAGTAGGGCTTTGCTTAAGTAACCAGTACAGACATACTGAGGCGCACGTGCTCAAGAACATTCACTATTTGGAAGAGATCCACCTTTCACTTCCATTCACCCCTTAGTGTTTACTCTTGGGCAGcaactcttttaaaataaacccCTAAAATCATAACAGTACACAAATTTCTCTGGAACTAGAAAATGGCTCAGGTCAAATCCTTTAGGACTAATTCCAAAAGCCCATAGCGACTACTTGACTTGTGACTATATGAAAGGAGGAAGTCAGTCCCTAGGTAAGGAAAGGCTCCTGTGTAAGCTGCCAAGTGGATATGACCAAGGCCTCTACTCCCCTGTGAGTGAGGCATCTGCTACTGTTCCTCTGGAGACAAAGTGAAAGCGTCGTGTTAGCTGGACTTTACTAGGTGATACAGCAGTGTGACAGACACGATGGTCTTTATTTCCTCCAATGAACTGAGAAGTGACACCACCCTTTAGCTAATCCTTAAGAGCCAGACTCTGGATTGAGGGGCAATGATGTCTAACTCCATGAAAACATATACTGCAAGTTCTCATAGCCTTAGAAAGCCTCATATGCTCACTTTAGTCCAAACTGGTAAGAAAATAGCCTATTATAGCCAGAGGCTGGGGGCTTTTGCCAGTGGAGATGAAAGGGCCGACCCGTGGCGCTGAAGCCCTGAGGCAGGGCACAGCCAAAGGCAGGGAGGTTTCCCGAGACGAAGCCGTGAGCGCTCCGGTGAGGTCCACCTGGGGCAGTGCTACACCCGGCTGTAATCGTGAACAATCCTCTTGAGAGACGGGCTGCACCGTGTAATGCTGCCCCTGTAGAAAATAACCCCTCACGTGAAGGCTATGCATGCCAACTGATTCTCATGGGAAACTTCACTTGTAGGAGGTTTGATATCTAGAGCAATGAAGGCTCTGGCTTACTACCGCCAGTAGATAAGTCAATGGCTCTCACACTGTCCTAAAAGCATCATCCCATACTGGTTCAGAGAACTTGAGAACCACATCTTAGCCTGAAGCTGTGTGGTGCTCCTTCAGCTTAGGGTACAAAGAGCTGAAGTGTGATGATTGTAGAACGACAGCCCCGTGGGCCTGGACCCTCATCGGCCCTCAGAGCAGGCACGAGGTGGCAGTTTCTGCATGTCTAAATGGCGGGAATAAGAATCAGAGCACCCCAGTAATAAGCACACAGACGGCCCGGAGGTGCCTGGTGTGGAGTTAACAGCAACATTACCTGTTACTGCGACAGTGTTAGCCAAACAGGGCTCTGCTCGAGGTCAACCAGACCCCGGAGCAGAAGAGACCCCTCCTGTGACCGTGCAGCAGGCCATACCTTTCCAGTTTCCCTCTGGATGAGGTCCTGGATGTCGTCTGTCCAGCCGAGAAGCTCCACCAGCCTTTTCACACCATGGACCACATCCCCCAGCTGGGCCACGTCCCTGCCCCGAGGATTCCTAGCCAAGGACCCCACCAAGTCCCGGTTGATGAGCAGTCGGGGCACCGAGCTCCGCACAGCATCGGACAAGCTGGCAAAAGGTTCCACCTGAAAAATTGCCCAAACATGAGGAGCGGGTGCCCACTTTCCCAGGCCCTCAGGACCTTTGTGCCACAGTCCCTGAGGCCCTGGAGGTACTGCCTGACCAAGGTGAGACCGTGGATACGGAGAAAACCCGGCACCGCTTCACTTCTGCGCTAGCGCTCCTGCTGCTTGGTCTCAGCATCCTTGCGTCTCCCCCTCCCCGGAGCCTGCCTCTCATCCACGCCCCTTGCTCTCCTGGCTCCTGCAGTCTCCCTGCTGAAGTTCACCCACACCATCTCACCTGCCCTC
Proteins encoded in this region:
- the RIC8A gene encoding chaperone Ric-8A translates to MEPRAVADALETGEEDVVMEALRAYNRENSQSFTFDDAQQEDRKRLAKLLVSVLEQGLPPSRRVIWLQSIRILSRDRSCLDSFTSRRSLQALACYAGISASQGSVPEPLNMDVVLESLKCLCNLVLSSPVAQALAAEAGLVVRLAERVGLCRQSSFPHDVQFFDLRLLFLLTALRTDVRQQLFQELQGVRLLTRALELTLGMTEGERHPELLPPQETERAMEILKVLFNITFDSIKREVDEEDAALYRHLGTLLRHCVMLAAAGDRTEELHGHAVNLLGNLPVKCLDVLLTLEPHEGSLEFLGVNMDVIRVLLSFMEKRLHQTHRLKESVAPVLSVLTECARMHRPARKFLKAQVLPPLRDVRTRPEVGELLRNKLVRLMTHLDTDVKRVAAEFLFVLCSESVPRFIKYTGYGNAAGLLAARGLMAGGRPEGQYSEDEDTDTDEYKEAKASINPVTGRVEEKPPNPMEGMTEEQKEHEAMKLVNMFDKLSRHRVIQPMGMSPRGQLTSLQDAMCETMEGQLSSDPDSDPD